The following proteins are encoded in a genomic region of Xenopus laevis strain J_2021 chromosome 3L, Xenopus_laevis_v10.1, whole genome shotgun sequence:
- the LOC121401187 gene encoding uncharacterized protein LOC121401187: protein MLQVWLLLLMRGSVTSLSVSQDPPTLNVTEGGNFQLFCSFGKRNPPPTAVTFTWSWNHITVYEFVSHRPQENVSHLGDPRVQIQSNRSGSSSLYIRDVVTTDSALYLCKVTIHSPLPIINRQGKGTRVIVTAQQRRSVQTTPHDNKTNLPSPLPTVSCYEANRRCQTPFSLLPISFCTLLFVVFVVLVSCICIGCRLYYQYKIIPQSTDSM, encoded by the exons ATGTTGCAAGTTTGGCTCCTTCTGCTGATGAGAG GTTCAGTGACTTCATTGTCTGTCTCGCAGGATCCTCCCACTCTCAATGTCACAGAGGGGGGCAATTTCCAACTCTTCTGCTCTTTTGGAAAGCGCAACCCTCCCCCCACCGCCGTCACCTTCACCTGGTCCTGGAACCACATCACTGTCTATGAGTTTGTCTCACACCGGCCTCAGGAGAACGTGTCTCATCTGGGGGACCCCCGGGTGCAAATACAATCCAACCGCTCAGGGTCCAGCTCTCTCTACATTAGGGATGTAGTGACCACTGACAGCGCCCTCTATCTGTGTAAAGTCACAATACACAGTCCCCTCCCTATTATCAACCGCCAGGGCAAAGGGACACGTGTTATTGTAACTGCCCAGCAGAGGAGAT CTGTACAAACAACCCCCCATGATAATAAAACCAACCTCCCCTCTCCACTCCCCACTGTGTCTTGCTATGAGGCCAATAGACGTTGTCAAACTCCATTCTCTTTGCTCCCCATTTCCTTCTGCACCCTCCTTTTTGTTGTCTTTGTGGTGCTGGTCTCGTGTATCTGTATAGGGTGCAGGTTGTATTATCAGTATAAGATTATCCCCCAGTCCACAGATTCCATGTAA